A genomic window from Solanum dulcamara chromosome 11, daSolDulc1.2, whole genome shotgun sequence includes:
- the LOC129872030 gene encoding katanin p80 WD40 repeat-containing subunit B1 homolog KTN80.4-like isoform X1, producing MSKRGYKLQEFVAHSGNVNCLRFGKKTRRQFLTGGDDQNVNLWSIGKPTSAVSLSGHTSPIESVAFDSAEVLVLAGASSGVIKLWDLEETKMVRTLTGHRSYCTACEFHPFGEFFASGSMDTNLKIWDIRKKGCIHTYKGHTRGISTIRFSPDGRWVVSGGFDNVVKVWDLTAGKLLHDFKFHEGHIRSIDFHPLEFLLATGSADRTVKFWDLETFELIGSTRREAAGVRSMTFHPDGRTLFCGLDDSLKVYSWEPVMCHDSVEMGWSTLSDLCIHDGKLVGGAYYQNYVGVWVADISLIESCGAGLTPERQSSLEQKQEHVESRLERIGSNRSSNSNLRCTSPDIDSKEIKNIYVDSENPVTIKKVTSPSPKVVPSSESKENKKQLSQKLNSVVGLPAKTNGLPVGKSFVVPNVVPRDIPEEKNLDTCRRESISATNVSGGIPQKPSHIKYPSSNNFDMEKISVALLSEFADNLPHTVNCKKESDIDSRLMADNNLRECSESKDSAVKHGGEKLEKTSLQPPLNSQENRNVASEGRKELHPVRFVNGVAVVRGRTRSLVERFEKREGLNMDAVSHSKTEETDVSPLPPSCCKDEEPETFSKKFDEPETSPLTASRFKTEEAMRPMPSGHSKVDEANTYALPASQYEVEELEASHKPASKFTSEEVRKTHLPATHSEADKLEASPMPASQFKSEEVRGSHLPASCSKAEEFEASPMPASQVKSEDVRKSRLPTSRSKVLELEASSMPASQLKPENVRRSRLPASRSKAEELEASPVPVSKFRSGARTSRLSAFRSKAEEAKTSRLLASRSKAEEAQTFRLLSSGSNAEQPQIAPLPNTDQQTIARCEPAQNDNIIIEDLMQSHDVLLSTFRSRLTKLQVVRHYWGRNDIKGALNALRKLPDHSVQADVVSVLVDKMEIITLDLFSCLLPILLALLDSKVERHANVSLELLLKLVAVFGPVVRSAVSARPSVGVDLHAEARIQCCRQCFAYLQDIQKTLPELIRRGGLLAKGALQLNLLLQES from the exons ATGTCTAAGCGTGGCTACAAATTGC AGGAATTTGTGGCACATTCGGGGAATGTAAACTGTTTAAGATTTGGGAAGAAGACACGTAGACAGTTTCTCACTGGTGGAGATGATCAAAATGTGAATCTTTGGTCCATTGGTAAACCAACATCTGCCGTG AGCCTAAGTGGTCACACGAGTCCAATAGAATCTGTAGCTTTTGACTCAGCAGAGGTTCTAGTGCTTGCTGGAGCTTCATCAGGTGTAATAAAGCTATGGGATCTGGAAGAAACAAAAA TGGTTCGCACTCTTACGGGACACAGATCATATTGCACTGCCTGTGAATTCCATCCTTTTGGTGAATTTTTTGCATCTGGATCTATGGACACTAATCTTAAGATATGGGATATAAGAAAGAAAGGATGCATCCACACATACAAAGGTCATACTCGAGGAATAAGTACCATAAGATTCTCTCCTGATGGACGCTGGGTGGTTTCTGGCGGATTTGACAATGTTGTGAAG GTATGGGACCTAACAGCTGGAAAGCTCTTGCATGACTTTAAGTTCCATGAAGGGCACATTCGATCCATAGATTTCCATCCACTTGAGTTTCTTTTGGCAACAG GTTCTGCTGACCGTACTGTAAAGTTTTGGGATTTGGAAACATTTGAATTGATTGGATCAACCAGACGTGAG GCTGCAGGAGTACGATCAATGACCTTTCACCCGGATGGAAGGACTCTGTTTTGTGGGCTGGATGATAGCTTGAAG GTTTATTCATGGGAGCCTGTAATGTGTCACGACTCCGTTGAAATGGGATGGTCTACCTTAAGCGATCTCTGCATACATGATGGGAAGCTTGTAGGTGGTGCCTATTACCAAAACTATGTTGGAGTTTGGGTTGCAGATATTTCG CTTATTGAGTCCTGTGGAGCTGGTTTAACTCCAGAGAGACAAAGTAGCTTGGAGCAGAAACAGGAACATGTGGAGAGTCGTTTAGAAAGAATAGGAAGCAACAGAAGTTCTAATTCAAATCTTCGCTGCACATCACCTGACATTGATTCCAAGgaaataaagaatatatatgtgGACA GTGAAAATCCTGTAACCATTAAGAAAGTTACTTCTCCTTCACCAAAAGTGGTTCCTTCTTCAGAGTCTAAGGAAAACAAGAAACAGTTGAGTCAGAAGCTTAATTCTGTCGTTGGTTTACCTGCAAAAACTAATGGATTGCCAGTAGGTAAATCATTTGTTGTCCCCAATGTGGTACCTCGTGATATTCCAGAGGAGAAGAACTTGGATACTTGTAGAAGGGAATCTATTTCTGCAACCAATGTAAGTGGTGGTATACCACAAAAGCCATCTCACATAAAGTACCCATCCAGCAACAACTTCGATATGGAGAAGATTTCTGTGGCTCTTCTGTCTGAATTTGCAGACAACTTGCCGCATACAGTAAATTGTAAGAAGGAATCAGATATTGATAGCAGGCTTATGGCAGATAATAATCTTAGAGAATGTTCTGAGTCAAAAGATTCAGCTGTCAAGCATGGTGGAGAAAAGCTAGAGAAAACTTCATTGCAACCACCGCTAAATAGTCAGGAGAACC GTAATGTGGCTTCAGAAGGCAGGAAAGAGTTGCATCCAGTTAGATTTGTGAATGGAG TGGCAGTAGTGCGAGGAAGGACGCGCAGTTTGGTTGAGAGGTTTGAGAAAAGAGAAGGGTTGAACATGGATGCGGTGTCCCATTCTAAAACTGAGGAAACGGATGTATCCCCTTTGCCACCTTCTTGTTGTAAAGATGAGGAACCAGAAACCTTTTCCAAAAAATTTGATGAGCCAGAAACATCACCTTTGACAGCTTCTCGTTTTAAAACAGAGGAAGCAATGCGCCCCATGCCTTCAGGTCATTCGAAAGTTGATGAAGCAAATACATATGCTTTGCCAGCTTCTCAATATGAAGTTGAGGAATTAGAAGCATCCCATAAGCCAGCTTCTAAGTTTACATCTGAAGAAGTAAGAAAAACCCATTTACCAGCTACTCATTCTGAAGCTGACAAATTAGAGGCATCCCCTATGCCAGCTTCTCAGTTTAAATCTGAGGAAGTTAGAGGATCCCATTTACCAGCTTCTTGTTCTAAAGCTGAGGAATTTGAAGCATCCCCTATGCCAGCTTCACAGGTTAAATCCGAGGATGTAAGAAAGTCCCGTTTGCCAACTTCTCGTTCTAAAGTTCTGGAATTAGAAGCATCCTCTATGCCAGCTTCACAGCTTAAACCCGAGAATGTAAGAAGATCCCGTTTACCAGCTTCTCGTTCTAAAGCTGAGGAACTGGAAGCATCCCCTGTGCCTGTTTCTAAGTTTAGAAGTGGAGCAAGAACATCCCGTCTGTCGGCTTTTCGTTCAAAAGCTGAGGAAGCTAAAACATCACGCTTATTAGCTTCTCGTTCTAAAGCTGAGGAGGCACAAACATTCCGTCTGTTGTCTTCTGGTTCTAATGCTGAGCAACCACAAATAGCCCCTTTGCCG AATACTGATCAGCAGACTATTGCACGGTGTGAGCCAGCGCAGAATGATAATATTATCATTGAAGATCTTATGCAAAGCCATGATGTGCTGCTAAGTACGTTTAGATCTCGTTTGACAAAGCTGCAG GTAGTTCGTCACTACTGGGGACGGAATGACATCAAGGGTGCTTTAAATGCCTTGAGGAAGTTGCCAGATCATTCT GTGCAAGCTGATGTTGTGAGTGTCCTCGTAGATAAAATGGAGATTATCACTTTGGATTTGTTTTCCTGCTTGTTGCCTATACTATTAGCCTTACTTGATAGTAAGGTAGAAAG GCATGCAAATGTTTCCCTGGAGCTTTTGTTGAAACTTGTTGCAGTCTTTGGACCAGTAGTTCGCTCAGCCGTTTCAGCACGTCCATCTGTAGGGGTTGATCTTCATGCAGAAGCAAG AATTCAGTGCTGCAGGCAGTGCTTTGCCTACCTCCAAGATATACAGAAAACACTTCCTGAACttataag GAGAGGGGGTCTGTTGGCGAAAGGTGCATTACAATTAAATCTCCTACTTCAAGAATCATAG
- the LOC129872030 gene encoding katanin p80 WD40 repeat-containing subunit B1 homolog KTN80.4-like isoform X2 — MGSGRNKNVVVRTLTGHRSYCTACEFHPFGEFFASGSMDTNLKIWDIRKKGCIHTYKGHTRGISTIRFSPDGRWVVSGGFDNVVKVWDLTAGKLLHDFKFHEGHIRSIDFHPLEFLLATGSADRTVKFWDLETFELIGSTRREAAGVRSMTFHPDGRTLFCGLDDSLKVYSWEPVMCHDSVEMGWSTLSDLCIHDGKLVGGAYYQNYVGVWVADISLIESCGAGLTPERQSSLEQKQEHVESRLERIGSNRSSNSNLRCTSPDIDSKEIKNIYVDSENPVTIKKVTSPSPKVVPSSESKENKKQLSQKLNSVVGLPAKTNGLPVGKSFVVPNVVPRDIPEEKNLDTCRRESISATNVSGGIPQKPSHIKYPSSNNFDMEKISVALLSEFADNLPHTVNCKKESDIDSRLMADNNLRECSESKDSAVKHGGEKLEKTSLQPPLNSQENRNVASEGRKELHPVRFVNGVAVVRGRTRSLVERFEKREGLNMDAVSHSKTEETDVSPLPPSCCKDEEPETFSKKFDEPETSPLTASRFKTEEAMRPMPSGHSKVDEANTYALPASQYEVEELEASHKPASKFTSEEVRKTHLPATHSEADKLEASPMPASQFKSEEVRGSHLPASCSKAEEFEASPMPASQVKSEDVRKSRLPTSRSKVLELEASSMPASQLKPENVRRSRLPASRSKAEELEASPVPVSKFRSGARTSRLSAFRSKAEEAKTSRLLASRSKAEEAQTFRLLSSGSNAEQPQIAPLPNTDQQTIARCEPAQNDNIIIEDLMQSHDVLLSTFRSRLTKLQVVRHYWGRNDIKGALNALRKLPDHSVQADVVSVLVDKMEIITLDLFSCLLPILLALLDSKVERHANVSLELLLKLVAVFGPVVRSAVSARPSVGVDLHAEARIQCCRQCFAYLQDIQKTLPELIRRGGLLAKGALQLNLLLQES, encoded by the exons ATGGGATCTGGAAGAAACAAAAA TGTAGTGGTTCGCACTCTTACGGGACACAGATCATATTGCACTGCCTGTGAATTCCATCCTTTTGGTGAATTTTTTGCATCTGGATCTATGGACACTAATCTTAAGATATGGGATATAAGAAAGAAAGGATGCATCCACACATACAAAGGTCATACTCGAGGAATAAGTACCATAAGATTCTCTCCTGATGGACGCTGGGTGGTTTCTGGCGGATTTGACAATGTTGTGAAG GTATGGGACCTAACAGCTGGAAAGCTCTTGCATGACTTTAAGTTCCATGAAGGGCACATTCGATCCATAGATTTCCATCCACTTGAGTTTCTTTTGGCAACAG GTTCTGCTGACCGTACTGTAAAGTTTTGGGATTTGGAAACATTTGAATTGATTGGATCAACCAGACGTGAG GCTGCAGGAGTACGATCAATGACCTTTCACCCGGATGGAAGGACTCTGTTTTGTGGGCTGGATGATAGCTTGAAG GTTTATTCATGGGAGCCTGTAATGTGTCACGACTCCGTTGAAATGGGATGGTCTACCTTAAGCGATCTCTGCATACATGATGGGAAGCTTGTAGGTGGTGCCTATTACCAAAACTATGTTGGAGTTTGGGTTGCAGATATTTCG CTTATTGAGTCCTGTGGAGCTGGTTTAACTCCAGAGAGACAAAGTAGCTTGGAGCAGAAACAGGAACATGTGGAGAGTCGTTTAGAAAGAATAGGAAGCAACAGAAGTTCTAATTCAAATCTTCGCTGCACATCACCTGACATTGATTCCAAGgaaataaagaatatatatgtgGACA GTGAAAATCCTGTAACCATTAAGAAAGTTACTTCTCCTTCACCAAAAGTGGTTCCTTCTTCAGAGTCTAAGGAAAACAAGAAACAGTTGAGTCAGAAGCTTAATTCTGTCGTTGGTTTACCTGCAAAAACTAATGGATTGCCAGTAGGTAAATCATTTGTTGTCCCCAATGTGGTACCTCGTGATATTCCAGAGGAGAAGAACTTGGATACTTGTAGAAGGGAATCTATTTCTGCAACCAATGTAAGTGGTGGTATACCACAAAAGCCATCTCACATAAAGTACCCATCCAGCAACAACTTCGATATGGAGAAGATTTCTGTGGCTCTTCTGTCTGAATTTGCAGACAACTTGCCGCATACAGTAAATTGTAAGAAGGAATCAGATATTGATAGCAGGCTTATGGCAGATAATAATCTTAGAGAATGTTCTGAGTCAAAAGATTCAGCTGTCAAGCATGGTGGAGAAAAGCTAGAGAAAACTTCATTGCAACCACCGCTAAATAGTCAGGAGAACC GTAATGTGGCTTCAGAAGGCAGGAAAGAGTTGCATCCAGTTAGATTTGTGAATGGAG TGGCAGTAGTGCGAGGAAGGACGCGCAGTTTGGTTGAGAGGTTTGAGAAAAGAGAAGGGTTGAACATGGATGCGGTGTCCCATTCTAAAACTGAGGAAACGGATGTATCCCCTTTGCCACCTTCTTGTTGTAAAGATGAGGAACCAGAAACCTTTTCCAAAAAATTTGATGAGCCAGAAACATCACCTTTGACAGCTTCTCGTTTTAAAACAGAGGAAGCAATGCGCCCCATGCCTTCAGGTCATTCGAAAGTTGATGAAGCAAATACATATGCTTTGCCAGCTTCTCAATATGAAGTTGAGGAATTAGAAGCATCCCATAAGCCAGCTTCTAAGTTTACATCTGAAGAAGTAAGAAAAACCCATTTACCAGCTACTCATTCTGAAGCTGACAAATTAGAGGCATCCCCTATGCCAGCTTCTCAGTTTAAATCTGAGGAAGTTAGAGGATCCCATTTACCAGCTTCTTGTTCTAAAGCTGAGGAATTTGAAGCATCCCCTATGCCAGCTTCACAGGTTAAATCCGAGGATGTAAGAAAGTCCCGTTTGCCAACTTCTCGTTCTAAAGTTCTGGAATTAGAAGCATCCTCTATGCCAGCTTCACAGCTTAAACCCGAGAATGTAAGAAGATCCCGTTTACCAGCTTCTCGTTCTAAAGCTGAGGAACTGGAAGCATCCCCTGTGCCTGTTTCTAAGTTTAGAAGTGGAGCAAGAACATCCCGTCTGTCGGCTTTTCGTTCAAAAGCTGAGGAAGCTAAAACATCACGCTTATTAGCTTCTCGTTCTAAAGCTGAGGAGGCACAAACATTCCGTCTGTTGTCTTCTGGTTCTAATGCTGAGCAACCACAAATAGCCCCTTTGCCG AATACTGATCAGCAGACTATTGCACGGTGTGAGCCAGCGCAGAATGATAATATTATCATTGAAGATCTTATGCAAAGCCATGATGTGCTGCTAAGTACGTTTAGATCTCGTTTGACAAAGCTGCAG GTAGTTCGTCACTACTGGGGACGGAATGACATCAAGGGTGCTTTAAATGCCTTGAGGAAGTTGCCAGATCATTCT GTGCAAGCTGATGTTGTGAGTGTCCTCGTAGATAAAATGGAGATTATCACTTTGGATTTGTTTTCCTGCTTGTTGCCTATACTATTAGCCTTACTTGATAGTAAGGTAGAAAG GCATGCAAATGTTTCCCTGGAGCTTTTGTTGAAACTTGTTGCAGTCTTTGGACCAGTAGTTCGCTCAGCCGTTTCAGCACGTCCATCTGTAGGGGTTGATCTTCATGCAGAAGCAAG AATTCAGTGCTGCAGGCAGTGCTTTGCCTACCTCCAAGATATACAGAAAACACTTCCTGAACttataag GAGAGGGGGTCTGTTGGCGAAAGGTGCATTACAATTAAATCTCCTACTTCAAGAATCATAG